The window cattttgaccaaaccctacaagaaagcacattaagttagttttcgggaatacctttacgtatttttgacccaaaacctaagcaaaagagagcaaataataggctaaaaccTCTAGTTAtcagaatccacctccaaaccactcgtatctattcaaaaacgactcaatgatatcaaatattgctaaaaaaatcaattacattgtataaatttagattttccaaatccaaaacatcccgtagcctatttgaaactcacctgagccctcggggctccaaaccaaacatgcacacaagtctaaaaatatcatacgaacttgtttgcacgatcaaatcgccaaaataacacctagaactatgaatttagcaccaaatcccataaaattttcaagaaagctttaaaattcctatatttacaaccggacgtccgaatcacgtcaaaccgaCTCAGTTTCTCACCAGATTTCacaaataagtcataaatattatattggacctataccgggatccagaactaaaatacggacccggtatcaataaggccaaacatcaaccaattcttaaaaaccattaaacttttagacttttaattttcatcaaaaattcataaatcgagctagggacctccgaattcgattccgggcatacgctcacgTCCCATATTTCGATATGAACCCACTGGGACTGTCAAAATACGGAtctgggcccgtttaccaaaaatattgaccgaagtcaactcaattgataTTTTTAGgcaaaaatttttatttttatcagtttttaacatataagccttccgggTCTATactcggactgtgcacgcaaatcgagaaaggtaaaaataagttttttaaggcttaagagtgcagaatcgagttctaaacataagatgatatttttgggtcatcacgtGTTGTCATATTCACTattctcttcctgactctgcgcatctgctagatcccgattaaatatgtcgtcttcaggcaattgagtaaggacaggaccttcaagttgctcgttttcactacacaaccaataaaataatgagttactcaaattgatccaaactttacatatagctttatcacttcacttacaaatcataatgtgttgatatcTCATGATGGGCATTATCCTGTTGATGATGACTCCctgatggaccaccatgatccaacacaccaaaactagtaaaattcatatctggcagGTACCCCcttgtggaatatatgagtgttaatacaaattcaatacataaaaataaacatcgtaacacaaagaaaaattgaagtttaccactcggcttgtggattatgtaaactaggtgagaaattatttcctcactcctcattcgcccgtggagataagtttagatcaggccaaactctttcacctggaacctgttcggctaaaactactccaaaataaccacccgatgattgagggatatccctactttgcgcaacctcattattgtgaacgtcttcagccttgacgtacatttccaacagttttatcacaagaaattcccggtattcatctgaagtcctcaaaaaatctctcagagtttcatcgtattcaatgttaaactcagcataacaagaaACCTCTTGCGGAGtcacggaatacggatatcttccggttatttTAATACTCAtcgaacgtttgctcacactcattttttttacataataacgataccaatgtatcgtactccattgtaagtggcaacttaacatgacactgtggagataaactatagcttactgagttattcatcaccacaacctcaccccctaATATAATGAAACCATAATTCTTCGCTCTTCAAACATTATGAcaaatgcaaaataacttaacgaaGAAATATTTCAGGAGACTTGAAAATATTTATGaatggatttttacaaaatccttaacctctttaaataaggcaaaaacCAGTATGGGGGTAcaattatttgaggtatagcGCCTTAAATATGGGCGCTATATCCAgttaaattattgttatgtcagttaagcccagaagaattattggtgggcccacataATATATATAGCGTTGTACATTAGGGCTTTATatttgtataatagtgtatatgagtatATAAACATAtcttatacaatattatacacttttatacacctttatacaagcgtctgtagacgaacttcttccatGATTTTCAGttacaattcttgttcaaaataagtccaaatctccattaaatgacttcaaattttatatacaaccttcttatactatttctaacaagtctaaataacacccactccaaatttctcataaaatcaaattcgaaatttaaaattaaaaatctaatttttgccATCCAAATAGATTtagtttgttgaactaatatttgagttgCAGatactgattcgaaaattaatttaaaaccttgagcaatcttttttttaaattaaatagtaattttgagaacctattggagttggatgttgaatcttagcctattatttttgggctagttggttataaattgaaatgtgggctataaaattaaaaagtagggACCCAAGttgttcttatgtgaaatttttccttttttttcatacATTTTGATTATTTGAGTCCAAAAAAATCACATTTTAATTTCGGATTCATAAAACTATTGTTGGATGAGTCTCGcccaaaataaaacttctcatcTAATCCCAAAACATTCCAAATGCATTAATATCTTGTATCGCCCCCCTCGTCCGCTTCACATTATCATAAAGAAGAGACGTGGTCATTTAACCAGATGATGACTGATGACTCCCATCCACTCATTCCTTCAATCATAACACCCCTCAACCCCCTTCCCCCTCCCCCCCATCCCACAGTAAAAGAATCCAATATCCAGTCCCCCAGTCTCTCTAAAATCTAGAATCCCATATCCTCCAAACTTACCTTTTCTATATTTGAAAGTTATACTTTCCTTTTTACTATTTAACTCGTACCGATACGCACTGGAAATATTTAATGCAATATCAGTAACATGTTATACAATCATAATTGCCTTAACTTCTAATTATTTTATGTAATATCATAGATTCTTTTATGCTCTCTGTGTAATAAAGTTAGTAAACACTTTCTTTATATAGCGTATAAATATTACACTCTTTTATAAAAAGTAGTTACAATAAACTCTTTATTTTGTTGTGATTctgttcatttttacttgtctatTATACTAAACATATactttcacttttatttattcattttagcaaatcaagaaaaagataaaaaaaattttccgttttacccttatcattaacCGTTCATTCCCCAAATTATTTCTCATGACTTTTTGAAATGGTATTATTTATTAGGGGTAAATTTATAAAATACATGCTCcatttatttttttctaaaaggAGTATAAAATCAAAAGTGGacaattaaaagtaaaaaaaatgagtATTGTAGTTAAAGTTGGTCGTCTCCGCTTTTGCGTACTCCATTAATTGATACTACGTAAGTACGAATAGATATGCATGACAACAATACCACATATATACCACTATGGATCTCGTACTCCCACTACTTCCTTCACTCACTTCTCATCCTTCATTCCAATCCTCCCCTCCCCcttccccaccccaccccacccacaCCCCAAGTTGCATAACCCTAGGGGCAGATGTAGTGTTGATTACGAACTCATCTGtatattaagaaattcaaaatatttataaatattaatttgatAGTGAACTTCGTTAATACtataatattaatttaaaatttgtaGAAATTCATAAACTTTAGTATTTTTATAGAAATTCGTAAAttttaaattctggatccgcaCAACTTTGCTCCAATACCGACCAGACCAATTCCATCCTATCCATCTCTTCACTCTAATATGTGTTGTTTTGTACCCTTGCTTTCATTCATCTCCCTAAAATCATACCCATATTTATCATCCCTCCTTACTAGGTTTTTCTTCCCTTTACACTTTTTTCTTTCCTGTCTTTGTGAACTTTATCTTTCAGCTTTTTCTATAGTTTAATACTAACAAACACTACATatgttcatatttcttgatttggACACTTCAATTCtaactcatcttcttcttctttagctTCTTTCTTGATTCTATTTTTCCTTGAACCCTTGATCTACCTCGTCGATCCGCGATTCCCGGCCAAAAACCTTAAAAGGACAAAACGAAAAAATGTCTCTAGACATAACATATTCGCCTTCCTCGGAACGTGTTTGCTATGTCCACTGCAACTTCTGCAACACCATGCTCGCGGTAcacttgtcatttttctttcatttcttgaaatattttgttcCTCTCCTCAATTTTACAACCTTGTAAAAATTTACCATGCATGCTGGCCAAATATTTAGATCAAATCATGAGGAAAAAAACTCCATTTTCTAAGCTCATGTagataatgataataatatatAGTTCAGATCCTTTTCTGGAATTTATTTTTATGTGAAGGCAAACCTTGTGAGAATTTACAAAATTATATATATGGTGAAATGAAGTCTTTTTTTGAGTGCAAGGGCTAGAAAAGTGTTATAGGGTTGGAGAGAATTTGCTTGAAAGTGGAGtatataattgcatattttatgTTATTCTTCTACTAATTGAAACCAAGTTTTCCTTGTTTCCTTTTCTGGGGGTCTTCTCTTCAGTTGGAAAGTTTAAACTAGGAAGTTAATGGAATGGAATATGAACTGAGATCCAGTTTATTCCAAAACCTGAGTATGAATTACTGATTATTCACTTTACTTTGACTATAAAGCAAGTTTTTCTATTTTCAGCAGATGCATATATAGGACTTGATCCCTATAACAATAAGTAGGGCTCCAACTAAATACTTCACTATTTAACAAGTTAGTTACTCGTACAAAGATATAATTGGATTTGCTTACTAATTGGTTAACGTTTCCTTTTAATTCTTCAATTTATGCTCCTCTTTTAATTTCCCTTAGGTTCGTACTTCTGGGCTGATCATAAATAATTGTGTACTCTAATCTTCGATGCCATTAAATTCGTTTCCTGAATATAAAACAGTAAAGATCATGTGGGGTGGGGTTTTTTCCTTCAGTCTATCGTACTATTCATTTGTCCATTGGATAATACTCAACTCAAAACATATCTTTTTCTTCTCATTAATCTACTTTAGTTTCTGTGAAAAACAGATTGATAGAAAGAGTTCTCTTATTATTCTTCTTCCTATCTTAGGCTAGTTAGATAAACCCTTTCGATTTGGGCATATACAATGAGTAGTTATTCCGCTTGAAAAGAACTAATGTATGCATTACGGTATATAAACTGTCTACGTCGCGCTCCTTGGGTGAGGTTCTTTCGTTGATTCTATGTGAACGAGGAATGTTTTGTGCACCGGAGTTACTCTCGCCTTCTTACATTTGAAAAGAAATATGAAGAGGGTAGTGtgtcatctttttatttttttaaaaaaaggaagttTAATTGCCTCTTAGTCATTATGGAATTCATGATAGTTTCTGTTCTCGTCATGTCATTGTCTTTGTTCAGTACTCTCTCTTTTCTCACTTTTCTGGTGACTGAGCAAAGGTCAGAAAAAGTCAAGAGCAccgaaaggaaaaggaaagaaaaggaagagagTCCAAGAGGTTCCTTTAAAAGAAGATCCTTATAGTTATAACCCATTTAAGGAATGGGAGTTGTAGAGTCTAATATCTTAGCCTTTTAGTAACAGTTGTAGTACTAATTTTAGTAGTAGGAGAGAGATGGATATGTGAGCCTTTGTGTTTTTGCACTGTGAAAGCTACACTAACAAAATACACCATTTTATTGTAAACTCCATTCTTTGAAGTCTTAGCTATTAGAAAAATAAACTAGATTCATCTCAAACATATGGATTTTCTAGTTCATGCATGTGTTTGGGAAAAGGGAGTTTAATAGAAATTAATATGACATTAGACtaggtatatatatatgttaagAAAATACGTAAAAGTCTTCAGTATTAATATGTATTGTTGTCAGGTTAGCGTTCCATGCAACAGCATGATGACAATAGTAACAGTAAGGTGTGGACACTGTGCAAATTTGCTTTCTGTTAATATTGGATCTTTGCTTCAGTCTCTCCCCCTTCAAGATCTACaggtatatatacatatatactactaGTAGTAGTTAGTCCATAATCTTTTTAGTGTTTGTGTTCTCTTTCATTTGGTTCTTTCCTTGGATGGTCAAACAAGAATGTGGAAATAGTGCTTTTTACTTATATTCTACTCCCTCTGTCTTATTTTGTGATGTATTTTTGACTTTGCACTAAATTTAAGATAAGAAGAAATTATTTTGAAACTTATAGTTAACAAATCCGGGATGGTTAATCTAGGATGAAACAACCAAATGAAAATAGTGTCTTCCAACACCAAATAcatgtattatatttttaatacaataAACCATACATCTATTTAAAAAAGTATATTTGCTAAATAATTTCATTATTATTCAATTTCCGTATTGTAATCATAATCACAGTATATCGTGTTTTCAAACCAAACAACCACTAAAGAGTTTAACTTGTATACACTGATCGTGTGAAGAATTGTTACAATATTAGGTCACATTTACCTATTAAAATAGGTAACCTACCTTATTTTTAAGATTATAAATTCTGATTTTACAAGGAGTTACCTGGATTATGACCTGTTTTACACCATTAGTGCATATAGACAAGGGAAGCAACATTCTACAACAAGTCAAATTAAGTAGTATAAAGGTATTATAGTCAGTGTATAAATGAAATCCATTTAGTTTGAATATGGTTTAGTCCCTAGTTTCACATCTTCTGTTTTCTTCCTTAACGAGGCCAGCCTTTGATACTCTACTTGATTATAAATACATGCAAATTACATAAACTAGTAAATCATCAGTACTTTACTGTCATTAATTAGTCTATCTTTCTTGAATTAATCTTTTGTTTTTTGGGGTAAGGGAGGGAAGGGAAGTGTCATATTAATTAatgctcatatatatatatatggctctGATCTCATTTACTTGAAAGAAGCAGCAGAGACAACAGTCGTCAATTATTGAAGATGCTAGTAAAGCTTGTGGGTCATCCTCTTCTACCAATTATCACAGATTTTCTGCCATTGCTACTACTCCTGAAGATGATCAACCTAGAACCATGCCTATACGCCGTAagctctctttctctctctcaatttcttttgatcttatgttatatatatatttcctgtGTTTGCCTTGCCGCGCCAATGTAACCCACCAACATATTTACCTACCAGCATAGTCAGATCCAGGATTTAATATTTATGGGTTCCTGCAACAATCTCGAATAAATTTTCAATAGTAACTGGGTTCACATTCAaacatttatagatatttagtAAATTTTTCGAACACATTTACGCTGTTTGAACAAAAACTATTGGGTTCACGTGAATTCGTAGTTCGCAAGCCCTTGCCTACCGGACATTATTAAATCTCACTGTATTTTGATGATAAGATTCCTAACTAAGTGAGACTTGATTAGAATGCATGTCTTGTCCTACCGTTGGAATTGATATGACGAAAGTCACAGAGACAGACACCTAGCTTAGTAGTAGTACTCTTTGTTTTGTAATATGAACGGAATACCCCCATTCTGATATTTTTCTTAAAGGATGCTACACTTATCTCTCACTAGTTATCTAAAGGAATCCGAGAGAGCTTAATTAAAGGGTTTTGGATTATTCCATCCATAACCTTAAAGTTTCGGATTCTTTCACAGTTGTCaatataaaaaaaagagtttCTAGGTGTGTATTGTTATCAAAACTCTCCTTCCGTCCCAATTTATTTGATGCATTTCGGATTTTGAGTGTCACAtgagtttttctttaatttgatcACGATTTTCTTTTGTATGCCttctaaaatattttaaattattaagtattatgacttgtagtAGTACTTTTGAGGTAgctttcaaatatatatattttatttcaaaatagtTAAAGATTTTATATCTGAATTCATAGTGAAATTTGCTTGAaatctgaaatacataaaataaattgGGATCAGATGGAGTAGAAGGTTCATACTTCATAGTAGTAGTAATTTAATGTAATATGTAGGAgtacagtttttattttatttaataggAGTTCGTGGAAATAAATCTGAATATGAGTATGAGTTTTAAACCTACCCTTTCTTTGTCTTACAAAATTATGCGCAAGTTTACCTTCACGATAGGGGACCAAAATCAATTTAACTTCAAAGAAGAGCAGTTTATACATCTTAAGAATTCTGTACAAATAGAAAGGCCACTTGTCATGTTGTGAATTGGGATGATCAGTACCATGACAAATTTACTAAAGGGGAGTGCCTGAAGTGAACTATCTGCTTTAATTTACTTAGGATCTGAAGTTGATTGTGACATTACTCTTCTATCCAACTTATCATTAATAAGTATATTGAAACATTGGTTAAGTACTTCTGTATTATTTGCTGCACCCCTTTTTCTCTTAGGTCTTTTCTTGGAATAAATAGGTTTAGAGCTCAACATTTCTTGGAATCTTGGAGTATATCGTAGTTTTACCTAAACCATaccttttttaattttaattttataaaggACCATTATATTGGTGGAGGTTAGGCCATGACTCCTTGGCCCTTGCTGTTTATAGCTTAACATTAATAACAATAATTACGTTTCAATCCGAAATAAATTGGGTCAGCTATATATATGCATGCCGGAGTCAAAGAGTTAAATATATATAGCCTGAAggcttgttgcggtgtgcaatttACATTATATTTAGACAAGTGACTATGAAATTACGTAACTCCATTTAAAAATCATGTTGCAGCACCAGAGAAAAGACAACGTGTTCCTTCCGCCTACAACAGATTTATCAAGTAAGttcaattattattttaattactgTAGTATGTAGTGTACGTAAGATGTGTGTTTGcttatgtatatatatctatatatgaTGCTGTATATTCAATGTGTAGAGAGGAGATCCAAAGGATAAAGGCCAGCAATCCTGATATTAGTCACCGTGAAGCTTTTAGCACTGCTGCCAAAAATGTAAGCCGTAGCATAAAAGATAAGTATATAGATTTTCTGTGACTGATCAGAATTAGAAATAATTATTTCAATTTAAAGTAACTTTTGCTATGTGGATAAGTTTAGTCGTATGAAGATATAGAATGAAATGATAAACACTGCATgcatgtaatatatatatatatatatatatatatatatatatatatatatatatatatatatatatatatatatatatatatatatatatatatataaaatcaatATACAGGTGCAAAGTGTTTTATTAGTTAGACAAATCAATGCTAAAAAATCTTGGGATACTTCTCTTGCTCTTCTTTCTAGCTTATCTGTTACCTTTGTGAAGATATGGTTTAGTTGAGGAAAATAGTAGAACCCTGTACAAGTTTCAGCTAACTAttcaagtttttaataaaaaatactcCAGCTTGAAAAAggcaaatttaaaaaaaaaaattaaccttACTATGTGGATTTTTAGGTTTTCCACAAGGACAAACAGAAGAGGCACTAAATAGAAAACAGTGACTAAAGCTTTATCTATCTCAAGATTTTACCTTTTGGAATTTACACTATTTTGCAGTGGGCACATTTCCCTCACATCCACTTTGGACTAAAGCTGGAGGGCAACAAACAAGCCAAATTGGATCATGCAGTTGCAGGAGAGGGTCCTCAGAAATCTATTGGTCTCTATTAAGATCTAAATTATGATGACAAATAGTAGTATACTTGGAAATAAAGAAGAATTTTATATCTACAAATATATAGGTGAGATAATCTCTCCAAACTAATAatctttcattttgttttcttttttcagaATGATCCCTTCTAGGGCTTggattctttgtttattttttcgTTGCTTTAATTTTGTGTTTTGAACAACATATATATGTTGTAATATGTAACTAGCTTTTATGATTATTACAATGATACACGCTTTATGTTTATAACTCTTTTCAATTGTTTGTGTGAGCACacttaatattttctttttaatcttgACTTTTAGTTTCAATTAGTTGAACAACGATTAATTGTGCTGCAGTGAGAGTATCTCTCATTGATTTGTTCAGGAGAATAAAAGGTAACGCACGTTAGTGTTAACTGGGGATCTATCaaaaaataatgatagaaaatcCCACTACTGTTAGAATGTAACCGAGTCTAATCGGGTATTTGGGGTTCATACGTGTAGTAGATATAATTACTACATAAATTGTACCTACGATaatgtttaaattttt is drawn from Nicotiana tabacum cultivar K326 chromosome 22, ASM71507v2, whole genome shotgun sequence and contains these coding sequences:
- the LOC107783814 gene encoding axial regulator YABBY 5 isoform X4, with protein sequence MSLDITYSPSSERVCYVHCNFCNTMLAVSVPCNSMMTIVTVRCGHCANLLSVNIGSLLQSLPLQDLQRQQSSIIEDASKACGSSSSTNYHRFSAIATTPEDDQPRTMPIRPPEKRQRVPSAYNRFIKEEIQRIKASNPDISHREAFSTAAKNWAHFPHIHFGLKLEGNKQAKLDHAVAGEGPQKSIGLY
- the LOC107783814 gene encoding putative axial regulator YABBY 2 isoform X1, whose product is MSLDITYSPSSERVCYVHCNFCNTMLAVSVPCNSMMTIVTVRCGHCANLLSVNIGSLLQSLPLQDLQKQQRQQSSIIEDASKACGSSSSTNYHRFSAIATTPEDDQPRTMPIRPPEKRQRVPSAYNRFIKEEIQRIKASNPDISHREAFSTAAKNWAHFPHIHFGLKLEGNKQAKLDHAVAGEGPQKSIGLY
- the LOC107783814 gene encoding putative axial regulator YABBY 2 isoform X2, translating into MSLDITYSPSSERVCYVHCNFCNTMLAVSVPCNSMMTIVTVRCGHCANLLSVNIGSLLQSLPLQDLQQQRQQSSIIEDASKACGSSSSTNYHRFSAIATTPEDDQPRTMPIRPPEKRQRVPSAYNRFIKEEIQRIKASNPDISHREAFSTAAKNWAHFPHIHFGLKLEGNKQAKLDHAVAGEGPQKSIGLY
- the LOC107783814 gene encoding putative axial regulator YABBY 2 isoform X3 produces the protein MSLDITYSPSSERVCYVHCNFCNTMLAVSVPCNSMMTIVTVRCGHCANLLSVNIGSLLQSLPLQDLQQRQQSSIIEDASKACGSSSSTNYHRFSAIATTPEDDQPRTMPIRPPEKRQRVPSAYNRFIKEEIQRIKASNPDISHREAFSTAAKNWAHFPHIHFGLKLEGNKQAKLDHAVAGEGPQKSIGLY